The following are encoded together in the Cheilinus undulatus linkage group 3, ASM1832078v1, whole genome shotgun sequence genome:
- the nuf2 gene encoding kinetochore protein Nuf2, with protein MSENTFPVYSVDAILNFYRTEVLTGQEAKHLTKSDLTPTPKPETVQTLYMRVLHLLYRFRPECHSMVPMLENIQHPTYHEGATAIMSVYMRMRQFLPMCLVYDFSLNDLLAPKKQKTLTVLSAIMNFLHFRQQRRDMIQEKQSKFRADMDRLQAYTKKNLEAEKKIEILTTIPPEQQAEADELAAALSELQANTMHEYQEVNAKNDSIAEWKTIIAEKTQKLAQLKVDVSNLKEDISKLKSQIVESPEELKSQMEKMRETVKSIKISMEETDERVVELQSMVQSVTHTETEIQQMYNLLQDLESSMNNLKQRQEEHKELTAQSEKRKKELKNLFIEEGQLKRALAMKLDKESKQNIRRTKKREIKEQHVQDVLGECNQIHQKREEMVDKIQEISRETQQLKAKIQSLRDVCNKETEKAQALYDTLSTSVGELHQRIEMHVVDLKLDITKMSANF; from the exons ATGTCTGAAAACACATTCCCGGTCTATAGTGTGGATGCTATTTTGAACTTTTACCGAACAGAAGTTCTAACCGGTCAGGAggcaaaacatttaacaaagagCGATCTGACTCCTACTCCCAAG CCAGAGACTGTCCAAACATTGTACATGAGAGTGCTGCACCTCCTATATCGTTTCAGGCCTGAGTGCCACTCCATG GTCCCTATGTTGGAAAATATTCAGCATCCAACTTATCATGAGGGGGCGACTGCAATCATGAGTGTATACATGCGAAT GCGTCAGTTTCTGCCAATGTGCCTGGTCTATGATTTCTCACTGAATGACCTTCTAGCACCAA AAAAACAGAAGACTCTGACGGTTCTCAGCGCCATCATGAACTTTCTTCATTTCAGACAGCAGAGAAGGGACATGATCCAGGAGAAGCAGTCCAAATTT AGGGCAGATATGGACCGTCTGCAggcttacacaaaaaaaaatttagaggCAGAGAAGAAGATTGAGATACTGAC GACCATCCCTCCTGAGCAGCAGGCTGAGGCTGATGAGTTGGCAGCTGCTCTCTCTGAGCTACAGGCTAACACCATGCATGAATACCAAGAAGTG AATGCAAAAAATGACAGCATTGCCGAGTGGAAAACCATAATTGCAGAGAAGACCCAAAAACTG GCCCAGTTGAAGGTTGATGTTAGTAACCTGAAAGAAGACATCAGCAAGCTGAAATCTCAGATTGTGGAGTCTCCAGAGGAGCTCAAGAGTCAAATGGAGAAGATGAGAGAGACCGTCAAGAGCATTAAGATCTCAATG GAAGAAACAGATGAGCGTGTGGTGGAGCTGCAGAGTATGGTGCAGAGTGTGACTCACACTGAGACTGAGATACAACAGATGTACAATCTGCTGCAGGACCTAGAGAGCAGCATGAACAACCTGAAACAAAGACAGGAGGAG CACAAGGAGCTGACAGCTCAGAgtgagaagaggaagaaggagcTTAAGAATTTATTCATTGAGGAAGGTCAGCTGAAACGAGCTCTGGCCATGAAGTTGGACAAAGAGTCCAAACAAAACATCCGCAGGACGAAGAAGAGGGAGATAAAGGAGCAGCATGTTCAAGACGTGTTGGG GGAATGTAACCAAATCCATCAAAAACGAGAAGAGATGGTTGATAAAATCCAGGAGATTTCCAGAGAGACGCAGCAGCTGAAGGCAAAGATCCAGAGTCTGAGGGATGTTTGcaacaaagagacagagaaagcGCAG GCTCTGTATGACACCCTGTCAACCTCTGTGGGCGAGTTGCACCAAAGGATTGAGATGCATGTGGTAGACCTGAAGCTTGACATCACCAAGATGTCTGCCAATTTTTAA
- the ap5b1 gene encoding AP-5 complex subunit beta-1, with translation MAVNWVERISVFSSSPSRFLSVNTAEAFLAELLRELRDDRASYSVKVVLLSPICDYPTLLCPSDPEGEETALELMSVFAQCPSKYVKFRSKLLLALTSVLICTHCVNNRSRASQDFVDLLLQVAEDTSDLQGDGTLCTLRETACECLQELEACSPGLLSQHLELMGGLRQREGSWLHQAYAGLHTLVLRNAVFQLTQEAGAGAEHLKALLGGNTTFAWEAEQDSSLMKKKDSVCSLILGPMGTVPTLQTGPDCKELRSVLSSLLEESYLLTPMCQASLLYRLTEVVAMVPGIPPSVFRTQLLRLLGTSEVCLLHSTLLMKCAFTDSLFSAEDEAFILKRLVVLSQHPLVSVPEKLFYMDCILHFPENRPISCSDGDETLPVLLTPRLASALLPTVFNDSTTMLARLNLLSLVYLEEGEEGEGVEGGGLAYLYKHLNSLLHIVEHGGSWEIVITFFRATFLFLLYFSHLECYANSLTEKLCKLYIRHTHLAPQLIALADRTQDKLPEFSWAVGLLKALQGVITRNPLTKVNSADLLQHLKMLARVAEEGEIQQQNTLNFLARVITPSPASFCVSGNWRLGNSLLVICRHLLDHPSLDSLLTPLADILQHLACNYDNTDIQDKARLYYTFLTTLSREKLTSVLAQGLTEGGRQVKKRTLSSIMAESEGLTSALTIHQTEKAIVMLVETKSEPSEAAQTDIGSEQDKKENCPTTALKTYRAQFDEPGFIADVTLNYQLTHIDTGDSRFNQLFSICLHFTLTDDHYEKLNDISVPCLFRERLAPIVRLRLRPRRPYPTILKASAIFTTQDGLSWLTVLPDIHVAFEQIFLPPPFPPAWGQGDKLSLFESLWEEIKSERRKNDLTGCSTSLFCCQLKQDALIALVKEHFRPFLLSQSDEGEFKVLFFPPPQSHVFFKIRSEEDAVHFHIATDNWQLLPHLSSYLLRITASQKTL, from the exons ATGGCGGTGAATTGGGTCGAGAGGATCTCCGTGTTCTCCAGCAGCCCGTCTCGCTTCCTCTCTGTTAACACAGCTGAGGCTTTCCTCGCCGAGCTGCTCCGTGAGCTCCGAGATGACAGAGCCAGCTACAGTGTCAAG GTTGTCCTGTTGTCCCCCATATGTGACTACCCTACTCTGCTGTGTCCTTCAGACCcagaaggagaggagacagCCCTGGAGCTTATGTCTGTGTTCGCCCAGTGTCCTTCCAAATATGTCAAGTTCCGTTCGAAACTTCTCCTGGCCCTTACCTCTGTTCTCATTTGCACACATTGTGTAAATAATCGATCCCGGGCTTCTCAAGATTTTGTAGACCTGTTGCTCCAGGTAGCTGAAGATACCAGTGACCTCCAAGGAGATGGTACTCTATGCACTCTACGGGAAACAGCCTGTGAGtgcctgcaggagctggaggcCTGCTCTCCAGGCCTTCTGTCCCAGCACTTGGAGCTAATGGGTGGGCTACGTCAGCGAGAAGGCTCCTGGCTCCACCAGGCGTATGCTGGACTCCACACTCTGGTGCTCAGAAATGCTGTGTTTCAGCTCACACAGGAGGCTGGAGCTGGTGCAGAGCATCTTAAGGCTCTTCTGGGAGGAAATACTACTTTTGCATGGGAAGCAGAACAGGACTCAAGCCTGATGAAAAAGAAAGACTCCGTGTGTTCTCTTATCTTGGGGCCTATGGGTACAGTTCCCACCCTCCAGACAGGGCCGGATTGTAAGGAGTTACGTTCAGTGTTGTCCTCTCTCCTGGAGGAGTCATACCTTCTTACTCCAATGTGCCAAGCTTCACTGCTCTATAGGCTGACAGAGGTGGTTGCTATGGTGCCTGGTATTCCTCCATCTGTATTCAGAACTCAGCTGCTGCGACTGCTAGGCACAAGTGAG GTCTGCCTCCTTCACTCCACTCTTCTGATGAAGTGTGCATTCACAGACAGCCTTTTCAGCGCTGAAGACGAAGCTTTTATCCTTAAGCGGTTGGTTGTTCTTTCCCAGCACCCACTGGTAAGCGTACCAGAGAAGTTGTTCTACATGGACTGCATCCTGCACTTTCCAGAGAACCGGCCAATCAGCTGTAGTGATGGAGACGAGACCCTCCCAGTGCTGCTGACTCCTAGGCTCGCCTCGGCTCTGTTGCCCACCGTCTTTAATGACAGCACCACCATGCTGGCCCGCCTCAATCTGTTGTCTCTGGTCTActtggaggagggggaggaaggggAGGGGGTGGAAGGTGGAGGGCTAGCTTACCTCTACAAACATCTAAACTCACTGCTGCACATTGTGGAACATGGAGGCAGCTGGGAGATTGTCATCACTTTCTTTAGGGCCACCTTCCTCTTCCTTTTGTACTTTAGCCACTTGGAGTGCTATGCTAACAGCCTGACAGAGAAGCTATGTAAACTCTACATTCGCCACACACATCTGGCTCCACAACTAATCGCCCTGGCTGACCGGACCCAGGACAAACTCCCTGAATTCAGTTGGGCTGTTGGGCTCCTAAAGGCACTTCAGGGAGTCATCACCAGGAACCCTCTCACCAAAGTCAACTCTGCGGATCTTCTCCAGCACCTTAAAATGCTTGCCCGGGTGGCAGAAGAAGGAGAAATCCAGCAACAAAACACCCTAAACTTCCTTGCCAGAGTCATCACTCCATCTCCTGCCTCATTCTGTGTAAGCGGGAACTGGCGTCTTGGGAACAGTCTGCTGGTGATTTGTCGCCACCTCCTTGACCACCCCAGCCTGGACTCTCTGCTCACTCCTCTGGCTGATATTCTGCAGCATCTCGCCTGCAACTATGATAACACAGACATCCAGGACAAAGCCCGCCTATACTACACCTTTCTGACCACACTGTCAAGGGAAAAGCTGACCAGTGTTTTGGCCCAGGGTTTGACTGAGGGTGGGCGGCAGGTAAAGAAGAGAACACTGTCCTCCATCATGGCTGAAAGTGAAGGACTGACAAGTGCATTAACCATCCACCAGACAGAGAAAGCAATAGTTATGCTGGTTGAGACCAAATCTGAGCCATCAGAGGCAGCACAAACAGATATAGGAAGTGAACAGGATAAGAAAGAGAACTGTCCAACCACAGCGCTGAAGACCTACAGAGCTCAGTTTGATGAGCCTGGCTTTATCGCTGATGTAACCTTAAACTACCAGCTGACTCATATAGACACAGGCGATTCTCGCTTCAATCAGCTCTTCAGCATTTGTCTCCACTTCACCCTCACAGATGACCACTATGAGAAGCTGAATGATATCAGCGTCCCATGTCTGTTTAGAGAAAGATTGGCACCCATTGTGAGGCTAAGACTGAGACCCAGGCGCCCTTACCCAACCATCCTCAAAGCCAGCGCCATCTTTACCACCCAGGACGGGCTCTCCTGGCTCACTGTGCTGCCTGATATCCATGTGGCTTTTGAGCAGATCTTCCTACCTCCACCATTCCCCCCAGCCTGGGGACAAGGTGACAAACTGAGCTTATTTGAGAGTTTATGGGAGGAAATAAAGTCTGAGAGGAGAAAGAATGACCTAACAGGCTGTTCCACCAGCCTGTTCTGCTGCCAGCTGAAGCAGGATGCTCTGATTGCCTTGGTGAAGGAACATTTCCGTCCCTTCCTTTTATCACAGTCTGATGAAGGAGaattcaaagtgcttttctTTCCCCCGCCACAATCTCACGTATTCTTTAAGATCAGATCTGAGGAAGATGCTGTCCACTTTCACATTGCCACAGACAACTGGCAGCTTCTGCCTCACCTAAGTTCTTATCTGCTAAGAATCACAGCCTCACAAAAGACACTCTGA